Proteins encoded together in one Porites lutea chromosome 2, jaPorLute2.1, whole genome shotgun sequence window:
- the LOC140928129 gene encoding uncharacterized protein, producing MEKVALWSDHIVRHFWHCCSLASEVEGNELEALKILKDTWISLLHHVCNQHEWADGHCDHETITEENHQLPWFDRRSKEFEALQKIILDPDLLESFKYYTRFRHTGALERASSLSLMYASKRISYTKKVYKVRKQLAAIDWNYHLDSPEQEDVLGEVAVTRKYNQRTKSWNVKIVKQAEDYGYIWMLLAKVFRLRVEDNENMQRAVPVEADDPRRIAPTIAVVPPPPSRELFIQHSSRFKKN from the exons ATGGAAAAAGTGGCCCTTTGGTCTGACCACATTGTTAGACACTTTTGGCACTGTTGCAGTCTGGCATCTGAAGTGGAAGGCAATGAGCTAGAAGCTCTGAAGATATTGAAG GATACCTGGATCTCACTATTACACCATGTGTGCAATCAACATGAGTGGGCTGATGGCCATTGTGACCACGAGACAATCACTGAGGAAAACCACCAGCTTCCATGGTTTGACAGGAGATCCAAAGAGTTTGAGGCACTGCAAAAAATTATCCTGGATCCTGACCTTCTTGAAAGTTTCAAGTACTACACCAGATTCAG gcATACAGGCGCATTAGAACGAGCCAGCTCTCTGTCATTGATGTATGCCAGCAAGAGAATTTCCTACAC GAAGAAAGTCTACAAAGTAAGAAAACAACTAGCTGCCATTGACTGGAACTATCACCTCGATAGTCCTGAACAAGAAGATGTGCTAGGCGAGGTTGCTGTGACCCGGAAGTACAACCAGAGAACAAAGAGTTGGAATGTGAAAATTGTAAAGCAGGCCGAAGACTATGGTTATATTTGGATGCTTCTGGCTAAAGTGTTTCGTCTACGTGTGGAGGATAATGAAAATATGCAGAGGGCGGTCCCAGTGGAAGCTGATGACCCAAGGAGGATAGCCCCTACAATTGCTGTGGTGCCACCCCCACCTTCACGCGAGCTCTTTATTCAGCACAGCAGCAGGTTTAAGAAAAACTAG